The nucleotide window CGTCAGCCTTAACGGTGAGGTCGCCGCCGGCGACGGCCTTGGCTTTGGCCTCCATGGCGGCGAGTGGGCGGACGACTGAGAACGAGAGCGAGCCCACAGTGCCCGCGGCGACCACGAAGGCCAGCGCGCTCACGCCGACGAGAAGGCCGAAGCTATCGTCGGCCGTCCGGTTGGCCGCCACGTACTCGGCGGCGAACTCTTCCTGTTGCGCCCGGCCGAGCTCCTGAAGCCCGCTTATCATGCTTTCAAACGCCGGCCAGATTTCGGGAACGAAATCGACGGCCATCGCGATCCTGGCCTCCTGGGCCGCGCTCACATTGGGGATAATTAGCGCCATGACGTCTTCTTCCAGCCCTGTGAGCTGCTGGTCGACCCGGTCGAGCGCGGCCAGATCATCGGTCTCACCCAGCTCCTCGAGGCCGGCGCGGGCTTTCTCGATGTCGTCGGCGACGGCTTTCTGCACAGTCGCAAACGGTCCCTGAAGACCTGCGGGGTCGTCGGCGAAGACCGCCGCCGTCACATAGGTCGAAGCGAGCAAGATGTTGGCGCGGGCGTCATCGAGGGCAGCGACCACGCCCGCCCGTTTCTGAAGGGCGTCGAGGGTGGCGCGCTCGTTCCGGAGCTGCCAGGCGCCGACAGTGGCAATGCCGCCGATGATGACGAGCAAAACAACGCTCGCCAGCAGCGCCCGCCAGCGAGCGGATCCCGGCGCCAGGCCCCAAAGACGTCGCATGAGCGGCCCTTCCGCCACCTTGAGATGGCAAAGACAACACAACTTCGCTACATCTATGTTCGGAAGCCACGCTCTCGCCAACAGGCCCACCATCGACGAATGATGATCTCCGGCTCCCGATTGACGCGGGGCCGGCGTCGCGACTGTGGAACGCCACCGTCCTTTCACTTATGCTGGTGCGCGACCAACCAGTCTTTCCCCAAAGCAGGAGACGAGGAGATGGCGACGATAACAGTCATGACGGGAGACGCCCCTTACGGCAGGCAGCGGATCTATACGGCGTTGCGTTTCTTACTCGTGGCCCTGCACGAAGGCCACGGGGCCAACCTGTTCTTGCTCGAAGACGCCGTGTTCGCGGCGAAAAAGGGACAGCGGCCCCCGGAGATGCCGGTGGGCGACGCGGGAATGCCCAACTGCGAAGAGCTGCTGCGGGCCGCCATGCTGGAAGGGTTGAAGGTGAAGGCGTGCCGCGTCTGCTGTTCAGAGCGAGCGCTTCGGCCGGAGGAGATGGTCGAGGGCGTGGAGATTGGCTCCATGCTCGACCTGCTGAACTGGGTCACGGATAGCGAAAAGAGCGTTTTCTTCTAAATTCGACGGCATTGGCCTATCTTTGTCGCCTTTGCCGTCGTATACTAACGCCCGATGTGAGGCCCGCGGCCTCGCGGCTCGTCCGGAGATGTGCGGACGGCTTGCGGCGGTGGTGGCAGCCGCGACAGGCAACGTGAGGCTCGTGTCAGCAGCGGCACTGTACAGAGCGAGCCGTCAAGAAGGGCGGCATCGGATCTCGAGTGCCCGTTGAGGGCGCCCCCGGTCGAGGGGAGCGAGGTCGAGAGCGAAAGGAGGCGGCTTGACTTCGGATATTCGCCGTATTGCCGATGATTTGAGTGGAGGAGCCTCTCCCAATGGAGAGAGGCCTCCTCCGCCAGAAACAGAGCAAGACGCGCTTTCTTTCGACTGGGGGGTGGTGGCTGATGCAGAAGAATAGAACGCTCCCGCGCATTGCCGTCGGCGTCCTTGTTTTCTTCCTTCCCCTTTTCGCGATTGCCGGTGTGGGCTGCACCCCCCAGCAGGTAATGGAGGCGCAGCTCGGTGGGGGCCTCAACCAGTTGCGGACGGAGGTAGGGCTGCCTCAGATCCCCGTCGACCCGGCGCTGGCGAAAGTCGCCCGCCTGCGCGCGCAAGACATGGCCCAGAAGGACTACTTCAGCCATCAGGCGCCCGACGGCTGCGATTTCCGCTGCCTTATGAACATGAACGGCGTCGCGACCGCCTGGGCCGGCGAAGTCATCGCCTGGAATGACGCGCCGCTCCAGGAGTCGGCAGCGATGACCATAAACCTGTGGCGGAATAGTCCCACGCACTACGGGATTATCACAGGCTGCCAGTTCACCCGCATGGGGACCGGCGCCGCCATCGCCCGTGACGGCAGGGTCTACCACGTCGCCGTCTTCGAGGGCAACGGCGCACCCTGCCAGTAAGGACCGCTGGCAGCCGAAACGCGGCCTTTTCGGGGTTGACATGCGGCCCCGCGGGTCTGTCGACTCATCTCCCGGCCTGTCCTCTTGCGCGCGTCCCTCCAATTACCGCCGCTAAGCGCCAGCCATGTCCGCCGCGACACCGCTCGGCGCGTCCACCCGCGCTCCGTCATGGCTGTAAACCGCGCCTCTGAAGTAGACTACTGCAGAAGCGGGAAAGCCTGCGCCCGCCACGGCGCGGGGGCAGCAACGAACGGAGGGCGCGCATGAGCAGCGAGCACACCATGAAGGACAGCCGGGGCGGTGAGGTGTCCCTCCCCGAAGAGCAGCGACAGCAGGTCATAAGCTATCTCAAGCACCAGGGCTCCAAGCCGGCGAGCGACCTCTTGGTGCTTATTCAGCGCGGGGCGAAGATGCTCGACGACGCGCTGGCCGGCGTAACGGAGGAGCAGGCGCGGATTTCGCCTGCAGAGGGCGAGTGGTCGATAAGCGAGGTGCTGCGGCACGTGGAGGCTTCGGCGCTCGGCTGCGCCCAGCTCGTCCGGGCCCTGGCGCGGGGAGAGAAGGGCGCGGGTGGCTTCGACGGTCCGTCGATGTCAGAGGGCGGCTCGCTCCGCGAGCTCCGCGGTCGCGTGGCGGCCGCCTACGAGGAGATCGAGAGGGCGGTCGCCGCCCTGGACGCCGCCGACCTTGAGAC belongs to Dehalococcoidia bacterium and includes:
- a CDS encoding DinB family protein, with product MSSEHTMKDSRGGEVSLPEEQRQQVISYLKHQGSKPASDLLVLIQRGAKMLDDALAGVTEEQARISPAEGEWSISEVLRHVEASALGCAQLVRALARGEKGAGGFDGPSMSEGGSLRELRGRVAAAYEEIERAVAALDAADLETTANHPFFGEINCKEWAAFMYVHTRDHVTQIEATKQQAQTLRSQ
- a CDS encoding DsrE family protein, coding for MATITVMTGDAPYGRQRIYTALRFLLVALHEGHGANLFLLEDAVFAAKKGQRPPEMPVGDAGMPNCEELLRAAMLEGLKVKACRVCCSERALRPEEMVEGVEIGSMLDLLNWVTDSEKSVFF
- a CDS encoding CAP domain-containing protein yields the protein MQKNRTLPRIAVGVLVFFLPLFAIAGVGCTPQQVMEAQLGGGLNQLRTEVGLPQIPVDPALAKVARLRAQDMAQKDYFSHQAPDGCDFRCLMNMNGVATAWAGEVIAWNDAPLQESAAMTINLWRNSPTHYGIITGCQFTRMGTGAAIARDGRVYHVAVFEGNGAPCQ